AACACCATAATGCCTGTCCTCTTTCAGGTCTTTATAAGCACTGGCATAACCATAAATCCGCCTGCCGAACGAGCGGGAGGCGGAAAAACTTACAAACTGCGTTTTGTATCCGCCGTAATAATCGCCTGCGGTATAGCTTATATTCAGCGTTGTCGGGTCAAACTGCAATGGCACCCCCAGAGAAACCTGATCAAGCGATTTGATGGGCCGGTTGTTTTCATAACGGTATTCCCAGTCGTCATCCCCATAGGGCGGGGGACGGAACGCGCGGAAATTGCTGCGCCGTGTCGTCGCTGAAGCCAGATCATAATAACGGCCAAAAGTGCGCTCGCTGCGGGCGTAAAAACGCATGCCCCAGCGTTCCATCTCCACAGCGACCGCAGCCTGTGTGCCGCTCTTCCCGCGCCAGGTGCTGCCCGCACCGGAAACTGAAGCCACGCCAAGCGCGCCAAGATTAAACACCGCACCGGCGCCGCCATTGTAAAAATCCCTGGTATATTCACCATGGCCTTCCACCGTCAGGTGGTCGGCAAGGCCATAGCGCACCGTGCCGGAAGCGGCGAAATCATGGCTGTAGTCATGGGAGCGCGTACCGAAATTATAGCGCAGGAAGCCGCCTTCCACCGAAAAATCCGAAAGCCCTTTGGCCAGCATATCCAGACTGGCATAAAAGGGCACTTCAGTCACGGTTTCACGCCCCAGCGCGTCTTTCACCACCACACGCGCCTCATTCGCGCCGGTGACAACCGGCACATCATTGATACGCCACGGGCCAACAGGCACTTCTGTGCTGCTGCGGCGCAGATTGTTGATATAAACATCCATTGAAGACGGGACCGCCGCCGAGCCGGAAAAAGACGGCAGCGGCATGGTGACAAGATCGGAGCGAATGGCAAAATTGCGCCGCCACTGAAAACCGCCCATGCGCACAGGGCGTGTCCAGTTCAGGCCGCGGTTGATAAAATCACCGGCGGTGATGCTGGTCAGGCGTTTTTCATCCCAGTAATTATAATTTGTATCAAGGCGCACACTGTCGCGATAGGCGCCTTCGGCAAAGCGCACAATCTCATTGGATGTTATCGTCCCGTATTTGCTGAACAGGCGGCCTTCGAACTGGCTGGCCAACCCCGGCAACCCCCACATATTGGAGAAATGCCGGCTGCCGGAATCGGCATAAAGGGTATAATTGACCAGCCCGCCCGTATCCGTACGGGGAAGGTTATCCCCGTCTTCCTCATCCATGACAAAACGCCCGTTGGAAAAATACCGCTGCCCGGCCGACATACTGATGATATTGGGTACAAGCGCACTGTTATCAGCGGTGAAAAATCGGATCGTCTGGGCCTCTTCATCATAGGCAAAGGTAACATTGGGCAGCCGGGCAATATCAATATAACCATCGGCATTGAGCGCTGCAGCTGTGCCGACAAGGCCTATTTCGCGCAATTCCTTAGGGGAAATCAAAAAACAAGGGGCGTCCGGCCCGTCATTCTTCAGGTAAAATTCAGCGATCATCTCGTTTTCGCTGTCATTGACAAATGTGCCAAGATAAGCAAGGACACCCGGACGACCGGCATTGAACATCGAGCCTGTTCTATTCGGCCCTGCCGCGGCCCGGCTGTAATCGAGAGAGGGAATGGACGTATAAACTTCCTCTTCAGCATCAGCCTGTTCAGCATAAACCGGCATAGTGGCCTCTTGCGCACAGGCAGGAGCAGCCGGGGTATATGCGCAGACAGCAGCTATCAGCAAAGAAGCCGTAAGCCCGCCCTTTTTCTGGTGAAAGACCACTACCACGACCACGACCACTTTATATCCCCGCACCCAATCAGGATATTTTCCAGGCTGTATCAGCTGACAGTCAGGATATAGACCGGCCATGTATCCGGTCAATAGTTTATTAACAATTTCCAACCCGGCAAAAACAGAAACATCATATTGAAATCCAATCGCAGCCGCCACAGCAAAAATGTCTGTTGACAGCCATCCATAAAAGGATGCCCAGCCCCCTGAACCTGCCGGGTTCCCCGGAGCCTTTCACCATTTGTACTGCAAGAATTCTGCCGTCTGCCACAGGCTAGCGGATAATATCATCAACCGGCGTATTATTCATATCCACCGCGGTTATCCGGGTTGGCCGCCCGCCACCATGCGCCGGCACGAAGAAAGAGTTTTTTGAACCGGCAAGCGCATAGCCCGCAAGACCGTCCAGCTGGCCAACAACAGTCTTTCCCGCCAGCAGCCTGACAGAGGCAAAGCCCATATGGCTGCTGCCTGTATTGGTCGCCACCACCTTGTACCCTCCCTTGACCGGAACAGCCTGCCATGTCACCTGTGGCATATGCTGCCCGACAGCGGTGAAAAACACCGGCAGGTTATGGCGCACCACAAAGCTGACAGCTGACCCCTTGTGGCGCCGCAAGGCCGAATCCGGCAACTGGTCAATGACCAGACGGTAGCTTTCCTCCCCCTTGATTGCAGCACGGTCCGTGCGCAAGATACGCATCACACTGGTTGAACGCGGCTTGAGGGTCAGCATTGGCGGGCTCACCGCCACGCCATGGGCCGGTGTATAGAACTCTTCCCCGTCTTTCTGGGTCCATTTAAATACCCGCACCTGCACGGACATCGGCCGCTTGCCGGTATTGGTCAGGGAAACAGCCGCACCCGCAGACGGCGCCTGCACGTTAATGCGCACAGGTGTCACCCGCAATGTGCCTGCCTCCTGCGCCCATGCCTGTGTGCAAACAAGCAAGGCGGCAGCAACCGCAGCACCAAGCAACAAGCGAACGGATTTCAAACAAACAAACAGCATCAGTTTACACCATTTAACAAAGAAAAGGCTTTCCTGCTTTTCCAAACAAAGAGGTTTGGCAAGTTTTTATATAAACAAAAAATCCTGTCCTGCACAATGCGCCAAAACCGGACCTTGACATCATTCCTGTCTGCAAGGCATTATGGGCCCGCCGGTCCTTTAATAAGTAACCGTAACAACAACCGAATCCTGATAAAGGCCGGTTACCACCGCCTGTGGCCCTGCAACCTGGCCATAAACCGGAATAACCTGTGCCAGCCCCGTGCCGGTGCCGTTATAATATTGACCGGTTGAATTGCCCCACACAGTGCTGAATGAGGAATCCTGATAAAGCTGATAGGTAACAGTGCTGGCGCCGTTCATCATATGGCGGGCGCTGATACTTCCCGACTGCCCGCCATCAAGCCCGATTGTGTAAGGCACGTTTAAACTGCACACAACGGAAATAGACCCCTGCGCCGAAAGGTTGCCGGAAATATAACTGGCCGTACCAAAGTTGACCGGTGTTGTGGTCAGAATGCCGCAACCGCCGACAATTGTCAGTGTTACATTTAAATTTCCTGTTGATGTCGCGGCAAAACCCGCCGTTACTGATAAGCAAACACTCACCCCGGCAATCAGGCCAGACAAGACAGACTTCATCATTTTTTGCTCCTGCGCAAATTGCAACTATAAATATATATAATTTTAAATTACTAACTATAAGTTGCATTTTTATTTATACACAACAAAGCAAAATAAATTTTTCTTTTTTCAATACAGTTCCACAATCCCGATAGCGCTGGACAACATCCGGGTACTGCTTCAAACCTGCTGTTTCCAGTTATTTTCCTGCAAATGCCACAAGGCTGCGCACATCAACACCAAGGGCGCGCAGTTTTTCCGCCCCGCCAAGTTCCGGCAAATCCATGACAAAACAGGCACCGACAATATTCGCCTGCATCTTCTGCAACAGTTTGACCGCCGCCACTGCCGTGCCGCCGGAGGCAATCAAATCATCCACCAGCAATACCTGCTCGCCAGGCCTGACCGCATCAGAGTGTATTTCCATCTCGTCAATACCATATTCCAGACTATAAGCGACACGCAATATAAAGCCGCGCGCCTCAACACCGGCAACCTTATCAATCCCCTGTCCGACATAAGGGTAAACAAGCGCGTCTATTGCACGGCGGAAAGCCTGTGCATTGCCCAGCAGCGTTGTGATATCGTAAAATTTGACACCCGGTTTCGGGTAGTCATCAATGGTGCGGATTGACGCCCGCAATGTCTGTGCAAGAGTTTGCTCGCTCACTTCGGTTCCTGTCCTGTCTTGTCAGCCCAAATCTGTCTTTTTGTACAATAAGCGAGCCCGGCAAAAAGAAGAAGGAAAACCATCACCCGCAAACCGGTTTTTTTGCGCCTTTCCATATGCGGATCTGCCGTCCATGTTAAAAATGCCGAAACATCACGGGCGTATTGCTCCACTGTCTGCGGGCTGCCATCGCCATAGTCTACCATTCTGTCAGCAAGCGGCTCGGCCATGGCGATTGCCTCACCAAAGGCAAAATACGGGTTGTACCAGTTGTTTTCGCCGATTTCCATGCCGGCCGGCGGCGGCTTATAACCTGTAAGCAGGGCATGGATATAATCCGCGCCCGCCTCCCGCGCCCGCGCCATCAGCGATAAATCCGCCGGCACAGAACCATTATTGGCAAAGGCGGCCGCCTCGTCATTGGCATAAGGCGCGGGAAAATAATCGCCCGGCCGCGCCGGACGCTTATGCACCTCACCCTCACCATCCGGCTCACCCTCCACCTCATACTCCGCAGCAATGGCCTTGATCTGCTCCGGCGTATAGCCGATTTTCCGCAAATCGCGGAAAGCGACAAATTTCAACCCATGGCAGGCCGCGCAAACATCCTTGTAAACCTGAAACCCGCGTTGCAGTTGCGCCTTGTCGTAGGTTCCGGACACGCCGGAAAAAGACCATGCCTGCGCCTCCGGCTGCTTCAGCGCAGTGTCTGGCAAATCATCAGCCTGCGCCATGGCCGCGCCGCCTGTCATCAGCAAGGCATATAAAAGCTGTCTTATCATCGCCCTGCCTCCACCGGTTGCGGTGATGTTTTTTCAAACCACGGCAGAAAAGGCAGAACCAGCAGAAAAAAGCTGAAGTAACAAGCTGTCGCTATCTGCGACCATAAAACATTGCTGTCACTTGCCGGCTGCGCGCCAAGCCAGCCCAGCGCAAGAATATCGGCAATAAACAACCAGTAAAACACCCTGTACAGCGGGCGATACCGCGCCGAACGCACTTTTGAACGGTCAAGCCACGGCACAAACAGCAACACCAGCATTGAGCCTGTCAGCACAATCACCCCGCCAAGAGTGGAATCAATCGGGCCGGCGTTAAAGGTGATAGCCCGCAGCATGGCGTAAAACGGCAGAAAATACCATTCCGGTGTGATATGCTGCAGCGCCCGGCCCGTGCCGGCGGCTTCAAAATTGGCCGGCTGCCCGAGATAATCGGGCATGTAAAACAGAAACCAGGCAAAAAACAATAAAAACACCGAAATTGCAAAGATATCCTTGACCACGGCATAGGGCGCAAACGGCACGGTTTCCCGCACTGCAACACCTGTCGGGTTATTCAGCCCGACATGATGGATGGCCCAGATATGCAGCCCCACCAGCACGGCAAGCACAAACGGCAGCAGAAAATGCAGCACATAAAAGCGGTTCAGCGCCGGCTGGCCGACACCATAATCACCGAGCAGGGTTTCATGCAGCCAGGGGCCGGCCAGCGGCACCGCCCGAAACAGGCCGGTGATCACATCAGCCGCGGCCGCCGACATTTTACCCCATACCAGCACATAGCCGAGAAAGGCCGTCGCCATCATCACCAGATAAATCAGCACCCCCAGAAGCCAGACAATCTCGCGCGGGGCCTGGTGCGACCCATAATAAAGCTCGCGGGCGATATGGATATAGGCGGCGATAAAAAAGAACGACGCGCCCACCGCATGCCACGGCGCAAACAGCCAGCCAAACCGGCCGTCACGGACAAAATGCTCGCGCGATTCAAAGGCCAGCGCCACATCCGGCACATAGTGCATGGCCATGACAAGACCGGTCAACACCTGCGACAGCAACATCAGGGTCAAAATACCGCCGAACGTATAAAAATAATTGAGGTTCTTCGGCACAGGAAAAATCAGGATATGATGATAGACAAAGCGCGGCAATGGCAGGCGCCTGTCCAGAAACCGCCCGAAACGGGTTGCGGGTTGATAGGTCTTTCTGCCGCCTCGTGCCATAGCTCATCCAATCCGCAACAGTGTCTCTGTTACAAACGCATAAGGGGGAACCGCCAGATTCCGGCTGGCCGGGCCGCTGCGGATCCGCCCCGCCGTATCATAGTGCGAACCGTGACAGGGGCAGAACCAGCCCTTGTAACGCCCTGTTTCCCCCAGGGTCGTGCACCCCAGATGGGTACAGATATTGATAAAAACCAGCCAGTTCTCACGCCCTTTGCCGGCGCTGCGCGCCGCATCTGTGGCTTGCGCGCTGTCCGGCAGATTGGCATTGCGGGCATAACGGTCTTTCAAATCGTCAAGCAGGGTTTCCCGTGCAGCTTTTATTTCTTTTTCAGTCCGGTTACGGATAACAACCGGCTGACCGCGCCATTTGACCGTTACCGACATACCGCGCTCCAAGTGAGAAATATCCACATCAACAGCGCCTTGCGCTTCCACCCGCCCGTCAGGACGCAACTGGTCGATAAACGGCCATGCCGCCGCGGCAAGCCCTGCCCCACCCACAACACCCGTTGCCAGACACAGAAAATCCCGCCTTGTCCGTTTTTTTTGCCCGCTCATCTGCCTCTACGTATCATTATCGTCGTCATCATCATGAATACCGATCATACCACCGGCCTGACGCTGCCACAATGCGGCATAAACTCCCTTTTTGCGCAATAAACTCTTATGCGTCCCGTCTTCAACAATTTTACCCTTGTCCATAACAACCAGCCTGTCCATCTTCGCAATTGTGGACAGGCGGTGGGCAATCGCCAGCACGGTTTTGCCCTTCATCAGATGCGCCAGATTTTCCTGAATGGCAAATTCAGACTCCGAATCAAGCGCCGAGGTCGCCTCATCCAGAATGAGAATCGGCGCATCCTTGAGCATCACGCGCGAAATGGCGATACGCTGGCGCTGCCCGCCGGAAAGCCGCGCCCCGCGCTCACCCACCTGGGCGTCATAACCGGTCTTGCCCTTGTGATCACGCAGGGTGCCAACAAAATCCGCAGCCTGTGCGTCCCGCACCGCCCGCTCCATCTCTTCAGGTGAGGCGTCGGGGCGGCCGTAAAGGATATTTTCCCGCACACTGCGATA
This is a stretch of genomic DNA from Candidatus Tokpelaia hoelldoblerii. It encodes these proteins:
- the csuD gene encoding Putative outer membrane usher protein YehB (bhsal11810), giving the protein MPVYAEQADAEEEVYTSIPSLDYSRAAAGPNRTGSMFNAGRPGVLAYLGTFVNDSENEMIAEFYLKNDGPDAPCFLISPKELREIGLVGTAAALNADGYIDIARLPNVTFAYDEEAQTIRFFTADNSALVPNIISMSAGQRYFSNGRFVMDEEDGDNLPRTDTGGLVNYTLYADSGSRHFSNMWGLPGLASQFEGRLFSKYGTITSNEIVRFAEGAYRDSVRLDTNYNYWDEKRLTSITAGDFINRGLNWTRPVRMGGFQWRRNFAIRSDLVTMPLPSFSGSAAVPSSMDVYINNLRRSSTEVPVGPWRINDVPVVTGANEARVVVKDALGRETVTEVPFYASLDMLAKGLSDFSVEGGFLRYNFGTRSHDYSHDFAASGTVRYGLADHLTVEGHGEYTRDFYNGGAGAVFNLGALGVASVSGAGSTWRGKSGTQAAVAVEMERWGMRFYARSERTFGRYYDLASATTRRSNFRAFRPPPYGDDDWEYRYENNRPIKSLDQVSLGVPLQFDPTTLNISYTAGDYYGGYKTQFVSFSASRSFGRRIYGYASAYKDLKEDRHYGVYAGLSVTFNNNVQASGNVLHDRHGTSYQTEISRYDTQEIGSAGWRLRAVEGAREEHSAYGSYRARMARLAGSVEQVRNYSRVTAEVEGAIVVAGGGIFGSNRIEDSFAIVDVGAPNVPVLRENRPYGKTGRSGRLIVPDLPSYQPAKISIDAEHMPLNAFATEVDKRVTPAYRGGVVTRFTVEDTGRNALLTVVDASGAPLELGSLVEDEKGSQLATIGYDGQAFLPLAGYTLPAQFMVKRAYGGLCRLVLPRNIALGGLSGATQIHCTDL
- a CDS encoding Fimbrial chaperone (bhsal11820), which codes for MLFVCLKSVRLLLGAAVAAALLVCTQAWAQEAGTLRVTPVRINVQAPSAGAAVSLTNTGKRPMSVQVRVFKWTQKDGEEFYTPAHGVAVSPPMLTLKPRSTSVMRILRTDRAAIKGEESYRLVIDQLPDSALRRHKGSAVSFVVRHNLPVFFTAVGQHMPQVTWQAVPVKGGYKVVATNTGSSHMGFASVRLLAGKTVVGQLDGLAGYALAGSKNSFFVPAHGGGRPTRITAVDMNNTPVDDIIR
- a CDS encoding Secreted pili protein involved in motility and biofilm formation (bhsal11830), yielding MMKSVLSGLIAGVSVCLSVTAGFAATSTGNLNVTLTIVGGCGILTTTPVNFGTASYISGNLSAQGSISVVCSLNVPYTIGLDGGQSGSISARHMMNGASTVTYQLYQDSSFSTVWGNSTGQYYNGTGTGLAQVIPVYGQVAGPQAVVTGLYQDSVVVTVTY
- the apt gene encoding Adenine phosphoribosyltransferase (bhsal11840) produces the protein MSEQTLAQTLRASIRTIDDYPKPGVKFYDITTLLGNAQAFRRAIDALVYPYVGQGIDKVAGVEARGFILRVAYSLEYGIDEMEIHSDAVRPGEQVLLVDDLIASGGTAVAAVKLLQKMQANIVGACFVMDLPELGGAEKLRALGVDVRSLVAFAGK
- a CDS encoding Cytochrome c1 (bhsal11850), with the translated sequence MIRQLLYALLMTGGAAMAQADDLPDTALKQPEAQAWSFSGVSGTYDKAQLQRGFQVYKDVCAACHGLKFVAFRDLRKIGYTPEQIKAIAAEYEVEGEPDGEGEVHKRPARPGDYFPAPYANDEAAAFANNGSVPADLSLMARAREAGADYIHALLTGYKPPPAGMEIGENNWYNPYFAFGEAIAMAEPLADRMVDYGDGSPQTVEQYARDVSAFLTWTADPHMERRKKTGLRVMVFLLLFAGLAYCTKRQIWADKTGQEPK
- a CDS encoding Cytochrome b (bhsal11860), whose product is MARGGRKTYQPATRFGRFLDRRLPLPRFVYHHILIFPVPKNLNYFYTFGGILTLMLLSQVLTGLVMAMHYVPDVALAFESREHFVRDGRFGWLFAPWHAVGASFFFIAAYIHIARELYYGSHQAPREIVWLLGVLIYLVMMATAFLGYVLVWGKMSAAAADVITGLFRAVPLAGPWLHETLLGDYGVGQPALNRFYVLHFLLPFVLAVLVGLHIWAIHHVGLNNPTGVAVRETVPFAPYAVVKDIFAISVFLLFFAWFLFYMPDYLGQPANFEAAGTGRALQHITPEWYFLPFYAMLRAITFNAGPIDSTLGGVIVLTGSMLVLLFVPWLDRSKVRSARYRPLYRVFYWLFIADILALGWLGAQPASDSNVLWSQIATACYFSFFLLVLPFLPWFEKTSPQPVEAGR
- a CDS encoding Ubiquinol-cytochrome c reductase iron-sulfur subunit (bhsal11870) yields the protein MSGQKKRTRRDFLCLATGVVGGAGLAAAAWPFIDQLRPDGRVEAQGAVDVDISHLERGMSVTVKWRGQPVVIRNRTEKEIKAARETLLDDLKDRYARNANLPDSAQATDAARSAGKGRENWLVFINICTHLGCTTLGETGRYKGWFCPCHGSHYDTAGRIRSGPASRNLAVPPYAFVTETLLRIG